GGTCGCCCTGTTCTTCCTCATCTACCTCGTCGGCACCGTCGTGACCACGTACTACGGGCGGCTGGCGACGAAGCTCTCGCGCACTTCGCTGACGCTGATCGGAATGGTCACGGCGCTCGCCGGGGCCGGACTCACCCTCATCGACTCCCTGACCTGGATCATCATCGGCATGTCGCTGCTCACCGGCGGATTCTTCCTCGGCCACACGGGGGCATCCGCGGCCGCCAGCGCCAAACGAACCGGTGTCGACTCGACCCGCTCGGCGGCCATCTACCTCACCGTCTACTACCTGGGCACGAGCCTCGGCGCCTGGCTGTCGGCGGTCCTGTTCACCGATTTCGCCTGGTCGGGCGTGGTCGTCATGTGCATGACCTCGTTGGCCGCGGTGCTGATCTTGACCCTGACCGGAGCTCCGATAGGCTTCAGGAAACGCAACTGATCAACTGTTCAGCTTTGGAACCGGAGGCCCTCCCATGCCCCACGCCGCACACGCGAGTCTCACCTATTCGATCGACCAGGGCGTCGCCCATGTGGAGATCGATCGCGCCGAGAAGCTCAACTCCCTCACCCGAGAGGTGTTCGAGGACCTCGTCGAAGTCGGGCTCGCGCTCAAGGGCTCGCACGAGGTGAGAGCGGTCGTGCTCTCCGGCCGCGGACGGGCCTTCAGCGCCGGATTGGACTTCACCGAGATGTCGAGGCTCGCCGGTCAGGGCACTCCCACCACCGCCGAGGCGGGGACCGGGTCGACGTCGACCGCCGAGGTGGACGCGAAGGCCCCATCATCGGCCGACGACGCTGTCGACGACGTCGACGACGGTGAGCGCCTCGGCGCTGCCCGGGCTTTGGCGCAGAAGGCCGTGCACGTGTGGTCGCTGATCGAGGTGCCGGTCATCGCCGGTGTCCGCGGGCCGGCCCTCGGCGGGGGAATGCAGATCGCTCTGGGCACCGACATCCGCATCGCCGGACCCGATGCCAAGCTCTCGCTGATGGAGATCAAATGGGGCATCATCCCCGATATGTGCGGCACCCAGCTTCTGCCGCGACTGGTCGGGCCCGGAACAGCGAAGAAGCTCATCGCCACGGGCGCGGCCGTCGATGCCCGGGAAGCGCTGCGGATCGGGCTGGTCGAAGAGATCGCCGAGGAGCCTGTCGAGCGGGCGCTCGAACTCGCGACCGAGATCGCCGGGAAGTCACGCTCGGCACTCGCCTGGGCCAAGAAGCTCGTGGATCTGTCCTACGAGGCCGGCTTGGCCACGGGGCTCGACGCGGAGCAGGAGGCCCTGGCCTCACTCATCGGAACACCCGAACAGCGCCAGGTCGTCGAAGAGCGCCTGGCGACCATGGCCGCACGGTCGAAGGGCTGAGATCGCCTCAGGCCGACGGTGGGCCCCGATCAGCCGTGTTGGCCTGGAAATTCCGGGCGGACCGGGTCGATGATCCGGTCGAACCCGATCACCTCGGCGACGGTCCGGAACGCGGCGAGCTCACGCAGCAGCGTCAGCGTCGGTCGCATGAGCTTGAGCCGCTCCTCGGTCTCGGCGGTCAGGATCTCGCTCACCGACATCCACTCGCTCGTGTGAGCTTCCGTGGTCTGGTGGTGGGCCGAGGCCAGCTCGCCGACCGAGAGCACGTAGAAATAGGTGTCGAAGCGCTTCGGTCGGCCCACCGGGGTCACCCAGTTCGCCCAGGGCTTGAGCCCGGCGGGATCGAGGACTGCGCCCGTCTCCTCCTCGACCTCACGCACAGCGGTGGCGAGCAGGACGCGCCAACCATCGGCCACCTCGGCGATGGTGGAGTCCTTCCACGCCTGCCGATGGAGATGCGGGTCGGGGACGTGGAGGGACGACGCGGTCTGCTCGTCGACGGGATCGACGCGACCGCCGGGGAAGACGACGACGCCGGCGGCGAAGTCCATCGTCGACACCCGATGCTGGACGAAGACCTCGAGACCGGTGCCGCCGTCGCGGATCATGAGCACGCTGACGGCGGGCTTGACCGGCACGGCCGCCGCATCGGGCACATCGGGACCGCGGCTGGAGGAGTCGGCGAGGTCCGAACGGTCGGACCCCTCGGGTGAGATATCTCGAATCACTGTCAGCACCTTCGCTTCTGTCTCTGGGCCCCTTCTGTGTCCGGGCGCTGCCTCCCATTATGACTCGCACCGCCCAGCCAGCCGGAGGCGGGGTGGCCCGCTGTCGTCATCGGAG
The Brevibacterium marinum genome window above contains:
- a CDS encoding NUDIX domain-containing protein, whose amino-acid sequence is MIRDISPEGSDRSDLADSSSRGPDVPDAAAVPVKPAVSVLMIRDGGTGLEVFVQHRVSTMDFAAGVVVFPGGRVDPVDEQTASSLHVPDPHLHRQAWKDSTIAEVADGWRVLLATAVREVEEETGAVLDPAGLKPWANWVTPVGRPKRFDTYFYVLSVGELASAHHQTTEAHTSEWMSVSEILTAETEERLKLMRPTLTLLRELAAFRTVAEVIGFDRIIDPVRPEFPGQHG
- a CDS encoding enoyl-CoA hydratase-related protein, whose product is MPHAAHASLTYSIDQGVAHVEIDRAEKLNSLTREVFEDLVEVGLALKGSHEVRAVVLSGRGRAFSAGLDFTEMSRLAGQGTPTTAEAGTGSTSTAEVDAKAPSSADDAVDDVDDGERLGAARALAQKAVHVWSLIEVPVIAGVRGPALGGGMQIALGTDIRIAGPDAKLSLMEIKWGIIPDMCGTQLLPRLVGPGTAKKLIATGAAVDAREALRIGLVEEIAEEPVERALELATEIAGKSRSALAWAKKLVDLSYEAGLATGLDAEQEALASLIGTPEQRQVVEERLATMAARSKG